The Paenibacillus sophorae genome has a segment encoding these proteins:
- a CDS encoding nitrilase-related carbon-nitrogen hydrolase codes for MATVKLALVQFESALMDVAANVRKGLKFVEQASREGADLIVFPELFVTGYDTDVIGGRYHELAEDTGGLTVGAFREAARTHNINIVIPMALKRSEGGIANGAVIIRRNGELAGTYSKVHLWEDERKVFKPGDVCAPYELDFGKLGVLICYDAGFPEAARTLALQGAKLIVTPSAFSLEDKHRWDIYYPARALENTCFVAGINGVSREGGLRLFGNNKLANPRGELILSGILNEEGMQVLEIDLDEADECSKLTPYLRDLRMDTYGYQA; via the coding sequence TTGGCAACTGTTAAACTGGCGCTTGTGCAGTTCGAAAGCGCACTGATGGATGTTGCCGCGAATGTCCGTAAAGGCCTGAAGTTCGTTGAACAGGCTTCGCGGGAGGGAGCCGATCTGATCGTGTTCCCGGAGCTGTTCGTCACCGGGTACGATACCGACGTCATCGGCGGCCGCTATCATGAGCTGGCCGAGGATACCGGCGGTTTAACTGTCGGGGCATTCCGGGAAGCCGCCCGGACGCATAACATCAACATAGTAATCCCGATGGCCCTTAAACGGAGTGAAGGCGGGATCGCCAATGGCGCCGTTATTATAAGGCGAAACGGAGAGCTTGCGGGAACGTACAGCAAGGTTCATCTGTGGGAGGATGAAAGGAAGGTTTTTAAACCCGGGGACGTTTGTGCTCCGTATGAACTCGATTTCGGCAAGCTCGGCGTCCTGATTTGTTACGATGCGGGTTTCCCGGAGGCTGCGCGCACTCTTGCACTGCAAGGGGCGAAGCTGATCGTCACGCCATCCGCGTTTTCGCTGGAAGATAAGCACAGATGGGATATTTATTATCCGGCAAGGGCGCTTGAAAATACTTGTTTTGTGGCTGGCATCAACGGGGTGAGCCGCGAAGGCGGACTTCGGTTGTTCGGCAACAATAAGCTCGCGAATCCACGGGGTGAACTGATCCTTAGTGGAATTTTGAATGAAGAGGGCATGCAGGTGCTGGAGATCGATCTGGATGAAGCGGACGAATGCTCCAAGCTCACACCGTATTTAAGGGATTTAAGAATGGACACTTACGGCTATCAGGCTTGA
- a CDS encoding amino acid ABC transporter ATP-binding protein → MLQIEQVSKQYHGDPILKEVSLDIREGERVVIIGPSGSGKSTLLRCMAGLEPIDGGQILYNGQDVGGSRHARAEIGMVFQSFDLFQHLNAIQNIMLAPKVVRREKENEVRARAVQLLERVRLKDRAEHYPEQLSGGQQQRIAIARALAMNPKLMLFDEPTSALDPEMTAEVLDVISDLARDGMTVVIVTHEMEFARRVGDRIIFMDQGKVVEDLPSSQMEEAGKHPRLAQFLNQITQY, encoded by the coding sequence GTGCTGCAAATCGAGCAGGTGTCCAAGCAATACCATGGTGATCCGATCCTAAAAGAGGTCTCCCTCGATATCCGCGAGGGCGAGCGGGTGGTTATTATCGGACCTTCCGGCTCCGGCAAGTCAACACTGCTGAGATGCATGGCGGGGCTTGAACCCATTGACGGCGGACAGATTCTGTACAATGGACAGGATGTGGGCGGATCGCGGCACGCGCGGGCAGAGATCGGCATGGTTTTTCAATCGTTCGATCTGTTCCAGCACCTGAACGCGATCCAGAATATTATGCTGGCTCCGAAAGTAGTGCGCAGGGAAAAAGAGAATGAGGTCCGGGCGCGCGCGGTTCAATTGCTGGAACGGGTACGTCTGAAAGACCGGGCGGAGCATTATCCCGAACAGCTGTCCGGAGGGCAGCAGCAGCGTATCGCGATTGCGCGGGCGCTTGCCATGAATCCGAAGCTGATGCTGTTCGACGAGCCTACCTCGGCGCTTGATCCCGAGATGACGGCCGAGGTTCTGGACGTGATCTCAGATCTCGCCAGAGACGGCATGACCGTCGTCATCGTTACGCATGAAATGGAATTCGCGCGCCGGGTAGGCGACCGCATCATCTTTATGGACCAGGGAAAGGTTGTCGAAGACCTGCCTTCATCGCAGATGGAAGAAGCCGGCAAGCATCCCCGTCTGGCGCAGTTCCTTAACCAGATTACGCAGTACTGA
- a CDS encoding amino acid ABC transporter permease, with translation MEFLEGVWAYLGSRAFLDGAINTMKLTLVSQIVAVLLGFIIALAKMSKWKLLQGLAASYIWIFRGIPVLVQLIFVYTALPQFGIRLTGFQSAFVALALNEAAYMAEIVRSGLASVGKGQHRAANALGMNSWQRMRYVVLPQAFRVIVPPTANQFIGMLKTSAMASVVGYTDLLLTAQQTASANFDYVDTLIAAVIYYLAFTALFTLVQSYLERRMDITRSRTRKPRLFSLMKRGKSIL, from the coding sequence ATGGAATTTTTGGAAGGTGTTTGGGCGTATCTCGGTTCCCGTGCTTTTCTGGATGGAGCCATAAATACGATGAAGCTTACGCTGGTGTCGCAGATTGTCGCCGTCCTTCTTGGATTCATCATTGCGCTTGCCAAAATGTCAAAGTGGAAGCTTCTGCAGGGCTTGGCGGCTTCGTATATTTGGATTTTTCGCGGGATTCCCGTGTTGGTGCAGCTGATCTTTGTGTACACCGCGCTGCCTCAGTTTGGAATCAGGCTGACCGGGTTCCAGTCAGCATTCGTCGCACTCGCGCTTAACGAGGCGGCCTACATGGCGGAAATCGTGCGTTCCGGCCTCGCATCTGTAGGCAAAGGGCAGCATCGCGCGGCTAACGCTCTCGGAATGAACAGCTGGCAGCGGATGAGATACGTCGTTCTTCCCCAGGCTTTTCGCGTCATCGTCCCGCCGACAGCCAACCAGTTTATCGGCATGCTGAAGACCTCGGCGATGGCCTCGGTCGTAGGCTATACCGATCTGCTGCTGACCGCTCAACAGACCGCCAGCGCCAACTTCGATTATGTCGATACGCTGATCGCGGCCGTCATTTATTACCTTGCCTTTACGGCGCTGTTCACGCTCGTGCAATCTTACCTGGAACGGCGGATGGATATTACCCGTTCGCGAACCCGCAAACCCCGGCTGTTCTCGCTAATGAAGCGCGGGAAGTCAATCCTATAG
- a CDS encoding ABC transporter substrate-binding protein — protein sequence MMKNTKMLVCAMLVLVVAVLSACSGTNGANGGQASSPAGSSKPQETASAAAPSFLVEKGFLTYGTAATFPPFEYMVNNEFTGFDIELGQAIAKEMGVEVKIQSMNFDGLIPALQGKRIDIINSAMYIKPEREEQVDFIPYMGLADSIVVKSGNPKGIKSLDDLSDLTVAVTRGAVEEINVREHNEKLKQAGKKEIKILALPTANDAVLATEQGRADAFLHSSPGAAYLQEEKPGVFEIAGSFGADTKIGIAVRKGDTETKTAIEAALKKVVDNGTYKQLMEKYHLPAEMSYFK from the coding sequence ATGATGAAGAACACCAAGATGCTTGTCTGTGCGATGTTGGTATTGGTGGTTGCTGTGTTGAGCGCATGCTCCGGAACAAACGGCGCAAACGGTGGGCAGGCATCTTCCCCGGCTGGGAGCAGCAAGCCTCAAGAGACGGCATCCGCCGCAGCCCCATCTTTTTTAGTTGAAAAAGGGTTCTTGACCTATGGTACGGCCGCTACGTTTCCTCCTTTCGAATACATGGTAAACAATGAATTCACCGGCTTCGATATTGAACTGGGGCAAGCGATTGCGAAGGAAATGGGCGTTGAAGTGAAGATCCAGTCGATGAACTTCGACGGCCTGATTCCGGCTCTGCAGGGCAAGCGGATCGATATCATCAACTCCGCCATGTATATCAAGCCCGAGCGGGAGGAGCAAGTAGACTTCATCCCTTATATGGGACTTGCCGATTCGATCGTCGTGAAGAGCGGCAATCCGAAGGGGATCAAAAGCTTGGATGATCTGTCCGATCTGACGGTTGCCGTCACACGCGGGGCTGTCGAGGAAATCAACGTCCGTGAACATAACGAAAAACTGAAGCAAGCCGGAAAGAAAGAAATTAAAATTTTGGCGCTTCCGACTGCCAATGACGCCGTCCTTGCAACCGAGCAGGGCCGTGCCGACGCATTCCTTCACTCTTCTCCCGGAGCTGCTTACCTGCAAGAGGAGAAACCGGGCGTATTCGAAATCGCCGGCTCCTTCGGTGCGGATACGAAGATCGGAATCGCCGTTCGCAAGGGCGATACGGAAACGAAGACAGCCATCGAAGCGGCGTTGAAGAAAGTCGTTGACAACGGAACCTATAAGCAGTTGATGGAAAAGTACCATCTGCCGGCTGAAATGAGCTACTTCAAGTAA
- a CDS encoding GntR family transcriptional regulator, whose protein sequence is MSRIPTFVTASEHVYSVLKQWVLSGELAPGEKIDQDAVAARLGVSKMPVRSALDKLAAQDLVLLHSHRGVTVTPLSAEHLEDIYLVRCNLEGLAVQLATELLTPEDAAVLNGMIQKQEELANHHSLDTEAILAANREFHMFIYSLAQRPVLLSIIERLWEQSERYRRILLIQPGMVDGSLNEHRRLVELMTLKQAEEASRYLVEHNRKTQQVVLSVMQNNQN, encoded by the coding sequence TTGAGTAGAATCCCAACTTTTGTTACCGCGTCGGAGCATGTGTACTCCGTTCTTAAGCAGTGGGTGTTATCCGGCGAATTGGCTCCTGGTGAGAAAATCGACCAAGACGCTGTCGCCGCCCGTCTCGGGGTAAGCAAAATGCCCGTCCGCAGCGCGCTGGACAAGCTGGCAGCCCAGGACCTGGTTCTGCTGCATTCACACAGGGGCGTAACGGTCACCCCACTGTCGGCGGAGCATCTCGAAGATATTTATCTGGTCCGTTGTAATCTGGAAGGATTGGCCGTACAGCTTGCGACAGAGCTGCTAACGCCGGAGGATGCTGCCGTTCTTAACGGCATGATTCAGAAGCAGGAGGAGCTGGCCAATCACCACAGCCTCGACACCGAAGCCATTCTGGCCGCCAACCGCGAGTTTCATATGTTCATTTACAGTCTTGCACAGCGTCCTGTGCTGTTGTCGATCATTGAACGATTATGGGAGCAGAGCGAGCGGTATCGCCGCATTCTTTTAATTCAGCCCGGAATGGTTGACGGTTCCCTTAACGAGCATCGCCGGCTGGTTGAGCTTATGACCCTCAAGCAGGCGGAGGAAGCCAGCCGTTATCTAGTTGAACACAATCGGAAGACCCAGCAAGTTGTACTGAGTGTAATGCAAAACAACCAGAACTGA
- a CDS encoding mandelate racemase/muconate lactonizing enzyme family protein: protein MLISQIDVFRCDLPLSPPFTHSSSGTVTHLKEIYLRITADSGVTGWSEVRGNCEYVTGDTPERVAAVLTHTLGPALIGKPVMNRNRINAQLDRLINGNSAARAAVDIALLDLMGKQLKVSVAELLGGRLRDSIPSDATIAFGTPDEAEEEAARYLQGGFRTIKVRVGPDRAGDLERVRRARAVIDSLGLGAEVLLCVDANQGWTPKQASLRLRELEALGVEWVEQPVPADDFAGLKQVKQQTRAAVVADESCRTCADVARIAAEGAADIVHLKLVKAGSVANMLRMMAVAESFGIPYMLGQMDEGRLATAALLQIAAASRASHFEVWGFQRVRPEDDPAGALSVSNGAVSVPEGFGLGVTVDESRLTKIASLSAGVI from the coding sequence ATGCTTATTTCACAAATTGATGTGTTCAGATGTGACCTCCCGCTCTCTCCCCCATTCACTCATTCTTCTTCCGGGACCGTCACTCATTTAAAAGAAATCTATCTGCGCATTACGGCTGATTCCGGCGTTACCGGCTGGAGCGAAGTTCGCGGAAACTGCGAATACGTTACCGGCGATACGCCCGAACGCGTTGCGGCTGTTCTTACCCATACACTGGGCCCCGCACTCATCGGAAAGCCTGTTATGAACAGAAATAGGATCAATGCCCAGCTCGACAGGCTGATTAACGGAAACAGCGCGGCCCGCGCCGCGGTGGACATTGCGCTGCTCGATCTCATGGGCAAGCAGTTGAAAGTGTCCGTCGCCGAGCTGCTAGGGGGACGGCTGCGGGATTCCATCCCGAGCGATGCCACGATTGCCTTCGGCACACCGGACGAAGCCGAGGAGGAAGCGGCCCGGTATTTGCAGGGCGGTTTTCGGACGATTAAGGTGAGAGTCGGCCCTGACCGGGCCGGAGACCTTGAGCGGGTGCGGCGGGCCAGAGCCGTCATCGACTCACTCGGGCTTGGCGCAGAAGTTCTTCTGTGTGTCGATGCCAATCAAGGTTGGACGCCCAAGCAAGCGTCCCTTCGCTTGAGGGAACTCGAAGCACTCGGCGTGGAATGGGTCGAGCAGCCCGTACCCGCTGACGACTTCGCCGGTCTGAAACAGGTAAAGCAGCAGACACGGGCCGCCGTTGTAGCCGATGAGAGCTGCCGCACCTGCGCGGATGTCGCCCGGATTGCCGCCGAGGGCGCGGCCGATATTGTCCACTTGAAGCTTGTAAAGGCGGGGTCTGTCGCCAATATGCTGCGGATGATGGCGGTCGCCGAATCTTTCGGCATCCCGTATATGCTCGGGCAGATGGACGAGGGGCGGCTGGCTACTGCCGCTCTGCTGCAAATCGCGGCGGCTTCACGCGCCAGCCACTTTGAAGTGTGGGGATTCCAGCGAGTCCGTCCCGAAGATGATCCCGCCGGCGCGCTTTCGGTATCGAACGGGGCCGTATCCGTTCCCGAAGGCTTCGGACTGGGAGTCACCGTCGATGAATCCCGCTTGACCAAGATAGCCAGCCTGTCCGCAGGCGTAATATAG
- a CDS encoding quinone oxidoreductase family protein, giving the protein MMKAMVIDGFGGVEKLRLMELPDLKPAPGNLTIDVAYAGVGYADILLRRGEFGSSFSMPLIPGLEVSGYVRAIGEGVEGFYVGQPVASMTLLNLGGYATMANVRASLTVPLDSLGSELDLATAAASIVNLTTAYMAIKDVHRMQAGSKVLIHAAAGGLGSFLGQVAKRLGAKHVMGTVGSTGKLKLAESLGYDELFIREEFVERVLDATGGAGVDAVFDPVGGEARSRSLQVLSPLGQLVVVGNASGEPDMLQSMNGLWIGNQAIAGFSLGGYAETAPNKVGAAAKEALGMLARGELRSEVSGVYPLEQAAETHLLLEKKNTIGKIVLQIQ; this is encoded by the coding sequence ATGATGAAAGCGATGGTCATTGACGGATTTGGCGGCGTAGAAAAATTACGGCTTATGGAATTGCCCGATCTCAAGCCGGCTCCCGGAAATCTCACGATTGACGTGGCTTATGCGGGCGTTGGATACGCGGACATATTGTTGCGGAGGGGCGAATTCGGTTCTTCATTCTCAATGCCGCTTATACCTGGATTGGAAGTGTCCGGATATGTCCGGGCGATTGGGGAAGGAGTGGAGGGCTTCTATGTCGGTCAGCCCGTTGCATCGATGACGCTGCTGAATCTTGGGGGCTACGCGACAATGGCGAATGTAAGAGCTTCGCTGACCGTACCCCTTGATTCACTCGGTTCGGAGCTTGACCTGGCTACAGCAGCGGCGTCCATCGTTAATTTGACGACCGCCTACATGGCTATAAAAGACGTACATCGGATGCAGGCGGGGAGTAAGGTACTCATTCACGCTGCTGCCGGAGGGCTTGGGAGCTTTCTCGGTCAAGTGGCCAAGCGGCTGGGAGCAAAGCATGTGATGGGTACGGTCGGCAGTACAGGGAAATTGAAACTCGCCGAGTCTCTTGGTTATGACGAGCTCTTTATCCGGGAGGAGTTTGTTGAACGTGTTCTTGACGCAACAGGGGGAGCAGGCGTCGATGCCGTCTTCGATCCTGTGGGAGGAGAAGCGCGCTCCCGTAGTCTTCAAGTGCTTAGCCCGCTCGGACAACTGGTCGTTGTGGGGAATGCGAGCGGCGAACCGGACATGCTTCAATCGATGAACGGTTTATGGATAGGTAATCAAGCGATTGCCGGTTTTTCGCTCGGCGGGTACGCCGAGACCGCTCCGAACAAGGTGGGAGCAGCGGCGAAGGAAGCGCTCGGCATGCTGGCGCGCGGAGAGCTTCGCTCCGAGGTGTCAGGTGTCTATCCATTGGAACAGGCAGCGGAGACACATCTCCTTTTAGAAAAGAAGAACACCATCGGAAAGATCGTTTTGCAGATTCAATAA
- a CDS encoding helix-turn-helix transcriptional regulator has product MELRKLKALGQFLRSRRERIQPAMVGISGKYGRRRTPGLRREEVAELAEVSTTWYTWLEQGREVRVSKDVIERIGRALLLSPEEHLHLQRLANYDRMTDPSASPINGIDTGLRQIVEQIRYPAIIATFRTDVLVWNRMASKFLTDFDSLPKEECNMTRLVFTDSSLRQNITNWDEFARYGLAIFRSYYDQHPDDPVLEEFVQGLYNDSPAFSELWQLHDVQDKKAVRFELNHPGAGPLSFTLNSFSHINGNSDIHLCVYTPDEGTFTEQRMLEFAGQSIL; this is encoded by the coding sequence ATGGAATTACGGAAGCTTAAAGCGTTAGGCCAGTTTCTGAGATCGCGCCGGGAGCGGATACAGCCCGCCATGGTTGGCATCAGCGGGAAGTATGGTCGGAGAAGAACTCCAGGGCTTCGCCGGGAAGAAGTTGCCGAGTTAGCTGAAGTGAGCACGACCTGGTATACGTGGTTGGAGCAGGGGCGGGAAGTTCGTGTATCTAAAGATGTTATCGAAAGAATAGGAAGAGCTTTGCTGCTATCTCCGGAAGAGCACCTGCACCTCCAACGACTGGCGAATTATGATCGGATGACCGACCCCAGCGCGTCACCAATTAATGGAATAGACACGGGGCTGCGGCAGATTGTCGAACAAATTCGTTATCCTGCCATTATCGCCACATTCCGGACAGATGTACTGGTTTGGAACCGTATGGCCTCCAAATTTTTAACGGATTTCGATTCGCTTCCCAAGGAAGAATGCAATATGACGCGTCTCGTATTCACCGACTCTTCTTTGCGCCAGAACATAACCAACTGGGACGAGTTTGCCAGATACGGCTTAGCGATCTTCCGTTCTTATTACGACCAGCATCCGGATGATCCTGTGCTCGAGGAATTCGTACAAGGACTATATAACGACAGCCCAGCATTCTCAGAGTTATGGCAGCTGCATGATGTGCAGGATAAGAAAGCCGTCCGATTTGAATTAAATCATCCCGGGGCAGGGCCATTAAGCTTTACACTGAATTCATTCAGTCATATAAACGGCAATTCCGATATCCACCTCTGTGTCTACACCCCCGACGAGGGTACATTCACCGAACAGCGTATGTTGGAATTTGCCGGACAATCCATCCTTTAA
- a CDS encoding vWA domain-containing protein produces MARKGKAFVVLGVIAVAVFVLVYFGISLTSNLGKSQTQVTAEGAAKQLDKLYKSISVTAAEPIKGQIDLDPAAVGDSLPDISKFPISVANTTDSFVEIFSSTEKSGTDVDGWLNEVATDFNKSNIVVNGKPVSVKIRNIASGTAADYIKSGKYVPDAFTPSNELWGEMVKAQGIQTQLISKRLAGNVAGIVTTKKKYDELVNKYGSLNIKTVTDAIANNELAMGYTDPFASSTGLNFLVTALQTFDSSDLLGDKAVQGFEKFQANVPFTASTTLQMRDAAKSGMLDAFVLEYQTYVNAPDLKSGYVFTPFGVRHDSPLYALGNLPQEKLDIIKKFAEFAEQDKYQKSAADKGFNGLPDYHSELGAVDGTLLSSAQKLWKEKKNGNKPIAAVFVADVSGSMDGEPLNRLKESLLQGQKYLGRDNSIGLVSYSSEVSVNLPIGKYDANQQSMFVGAVNSLQAGGGTATFDGIAVAMKMLRDELTVNPDVKPVIFVLSDGETNEGHSLDDIRGLIETFKIPVYTIGYNANIKALQSISSINEAASINADTDDVVYKIGNLLNVQM; encoded by the coding sequence ATGGCTAGAAAAGGTAAAGCGTTTGTGGTGTTAGGGGTTATCGCTGTGGCCGTTTTTGTTCTTGTGTATTTTGGGATCAGCTTAACCTCCAATTTAGGCAAAAGCCAGACACAGGTAACTGCGGAAGGAGCGGCCAAGCAGCTGGATAAACTTTACAAAAGCATTTCTGTAACTGCCGCGGAACCAATAAAGGGTCAGATCGACCTTGATCCTGCGGCTGTCGGCGACTCATTGCCCGATATCTCCAAGTTCCCTATATCCGTAGCCAACACAACGGACAGTTTCGTAGAAATTTTCTCTTCCACAGAGAAATCAGGGACCGATGTTGACGGGTGGTTGAACGAGGTAGCGACAGATTTCAATAAGTCCAATATTGTGGTGAATGGGAAGCCCGTTTCGGTCAAGATCCGCAATATTGCTTCAGGAACAGCCGCAGATTACATAAAATCGGGCAAATATGTGCCGGACGCCTTCACTCCTTCCAATGAGCTGTGGGGAGAAATGGTCAAAGCGCAGGGCATCCAAACCCAGCTTATATCGAAGCGTCTTGCCGGCAATGTTGCCGGTATTGTAACAACCAAGAAAAAGTATGATGAGCTGGTGAATAAGTACGGCTCCTTAAATATCAAGACGGTTACAGACGCTATAGCGAATAACGAGCTGGCTATGGGGTACACCGATCCTTTCGCCAGTTCGACAGGACTCAACTTTTTGGTGACCGCCCTTCAGACTTTTGACAGCTCGGATTTACTAGGGGATAAGGCGGTTCAAGGGTTTGAGAAATTCCAGGCCAATGTCCCTTTCACCGCGTCTACAACTTTGCAAATGCGTGATGCGGCTAAGTCGGGAATGCTTGACGCTTTTGTCCTGGAGTACCAAACCTATGTCAATGCGCCGGATCTGAAGAGCGGTTATGTGTTCACTCCTTTTGGCGTAAGGCATGACAGTCCGCTGTACGCTTTGGGCAATTTGCCGCAAGAAAAGCTGGACATTATTAAGAAGTTTGCAGAGTTCGCCGAGCAGGATAAGTATCAGAAATCAGCTGCGGACAAAGGATTCAACGGTCTTCCGGATTATCATTCAGAGCTAGGCGCAGTTGACGGTACTCTCCTATCCTCCGCACAGAAGCTGTGGAAGGAAAAGAAGAACGGAAATAAACCGATTGCAGCGGTATTTGTAGCCGATGTATCCGGAAGTATGGACGGTGAGCCTCTCAATCGGCTAAAAGAGTCGTTATTACAAGGGCAAAAGTACCTCGGCAGAGACAACAGCATTGGTTTGGTTTCTTATTCCAGTGAAGTTTCGGTCAACCTTCCGATTGGGAAGTACGACGCGAATCAGCAGTCTATGTTTGTCGGAGCGGTTAACAGCCTGCAGGCCGGCGGCGGCACAGCTACTTTTGACGGTATTGCCGTGGCCATGAAAATGCTTCGAGATGAGCTGACAGTTAACCCTGATGTTAAACCTGTGATCTTTGTCTTAAGTGACGGGGAAACGAATGAAGGGCATTCGCTCGATGATATCAGGGGGTTAATTGAGACCTTCAAAATTCCGGTATATACGATTGGTTACAATGCGAATATCAAAGCGCTTCAAAGCATTTCAAGCATCAATGAGGCGGCCAGCATCAACGCGGATACGGACGATGTGGTGTATAAGATCGGTAATTTGCTCAACGTTCAAATGTAA
- a CDS encoding toxic anion resistance protein — protein MSFTMEVVNPEKIKSAIEEQVKPVPEEVAQLKELAVNNVSTILELDIDSLEKRKEILQSIDNFGMSSMKSSSEKNSLLQVSVGNLSRTGDEGGQVAKGLTELQLQLKDLDPSVVDFAKSGFLGKFFNPLRSYFAKYQKADAVISDIITSLDKGKSVLKNDNTTLEFEQQALRELTKKLQKEIQLGMLMDEEIESQIEAAKSRNESEDKIRFITEEVLFPLRQRVMDLQQMQVVNQQGIMAIEVVIRNNKELIRGVDRARNVTVSALKISVTVASALYNQRIVLKKIELLNQTTNDLISGTSKMLKDQGAAIHKQSLETSISVDTLKQAFTDVLSALDSISTYKQEALPKMRDTINQFRELADTGEQQIQRLEKGQKLGL, from the coding sequence ATGTCATTTACAATGGAAGTCGTCAATCCGGAGAAGATCAAGTCGGCTATTGAGGAGCAGGTTAAGCCTGTGCCCGAGGAAGTAGCCCAGCTAAAGGAGCTGGCGGTAAACAATGTCTCCACGATCCTGGAGCTGGATATCGATTCATTGGAGAAGCGGAAAGAAATACTGCAGTCCATTGACAATTTCGGCATGAGCTCTATGAAGTCATCGTCGGAGAAAAATTCTCTTTTGCAGGTGTCTGTGGGGAACCTGTCCAGAACGGGCGATGAAGGCGGCCAAGTCGCCAAGGGATTAACCGAGCTGCAGCTCCAGTTGAAGGATTTGGACCCGAGTGTTGTGGATTTTGCCAAGAGCGGTTTTTTGGGTAAGTTCTTTAACCCATTGCGCAGCTACTTTGCCAAGTACCAGAAGGCGGATGCTGTCATTTCGGATATTATAACCTCTTTGGATAAGGGCAAGTCTGTGTTAAAAAATGATAATACGACTTTGGAGTTTGAACAGCAGGCGCTGCGGGAGCTTACCAAAAAGCTGCAAAAGGAAATCCAGCTTGGCATGCTGATGGATGAAGAAATTGAGTCTCAGATTGAAGCGGCAAAATCACGTAATGAGTCGGAGGATAAAATCCGCTTCATTACCGAAGAAGTACTGTTTCCGCTGCGTCAGCGCGTGATGGATTTACAGCAGATGCAGGTTGTTAATCAACAGGGAATCATGGCGATCGAAGTCGTCATCCGAAATAATAAAGAGCTGATCCGCGGGGTGGACAGAGCCCGAAATGTGACGGTTTCCGCCCTGAAAATCTCGGTTACCGTGGCCAGCGCGCTTTACAATCAAAGAATTGTCTTGAAAAAGATTGAGCTTCTTAACCAAACCACCAACGATCTCATAAGCGGTACCTCCAAAATGCTGAAAGATCAGGGCGCGGCGATCCATAAGCAGTCTCTGGAAACGAGTATTTCGGTAGACACTTTAAAACAGGCTTTCACTGACGTGCTGTCGGCTCTCGATTCTATCAGCACATACAAGCAGGAGGCTCTTCCCAAAATGCGTGACACCATTAATCAGTTCAGAGAGCTGGCGGATACCGGAGAACAGCAGATCCAGCGTTTGGAGAAAGGGCAAAAGTTGGGCCTGTAG
- a CDS encoding acyltransferase yields the protein MDLIKVVAIYLVCFYHFNDLPTDVLTNPSFFTYLNYGVKGIASAGVPLFFMVNGALMLNKSYNLRKHIHKIIMICILTVVWGILTLAILIPINGDSYTAVQFAKALLEWKMFRINHLWFLQTLVCLYILFPLIKEIYDKDDKGPLYFFFGTAFLLTFGNVLLSNIANTAEWVMKVNYLEKNYNFFNNFNVFNGFFAFSIVYFILGGWLQAKLQDNRFRRPSSPVLTGIILTALIVLLGYGIIMSQSNGEVFDTVFDGYDTVMTLIVTAGLFILSSRYKQGKSPRLSKGMEVIGSNTLGIYFIHVIVGWFTLPYYKLLPFSTNLLANLIYGAAVLILSLGVVLLLKKIPVVKLLFRL from the coding sequence TTGGATCTGATTAAAGTGGTTGCCATTTATTTGGTTTGTTTTTATCATTTCAACGATCTTCCTACCGATGTCCTGACCAACCCTTCATTTTTCACCTATTTAAATTATGGAGTAAAAGGCATTGCCAGTGCCGGGGTTCCGCTGTTCTTTATGGTAAACGGGGCGCTGATGCTGAACAAGAGCTATAATCTCCGCAAGCACATACATAAAATCATCATGATCTGCATTCTGACGGTAGTTTGGGGCATTCTGACCCTGGCCATCCTGATTCCGATCAATGGCGACAGCTATACGGCAGTTCAGTTTGCCAAAGCCTTGCTCGAATGGAAGATGTTTAGAATAAACCATTTATGGTTTCTGCAGACGCTGGTCTGTCTGTATATCCTGTTTCCCTTGATTAAAGAAATCTATGACAAGGATGACAAAGGGCCGCTTTACTTTTTCTTCGGTACGGCTTTTCTGCTTACTTTCGGGAATGTTCTCCTCAGTAATATTGCCAATACGGCAGAGTGGGTAATGAAGGTCAATTATTTGGAGAAGAATTATAACTTTTTCAATAATTTCAATGTATTTAACGGCTTCTTTGCCTTTTCGATCGTGTATTTCATATTAGGCGGTTGGCTGCAGGCCAAGCTGCAGGATAACCGTTTCCGCAGGCCCAGCAGTCCGGTGTTGACGGGGATCATTCTGACTGCTCTGATTGTGCTGCTCGGATACGGGATAATCATGAGTCAGTCGAATGGGGAAGTATTCGATACGGTTTTTGACGGGTACGATACCGTGATGACCCTTATCGTTACCGCGGGCCTTTTTATCCTGTCCTCCCGCTACAAACAAGGTAAATCTCCCCGGCTGTCTAAGGGAATGGAGGTCATCGGCTCGAATACGCTGGGGATTTATTTCATTCATGTCATTGTCGGCTGGTTTACACTTCCTTACTATAAACTGCTGCCCTTTAGTACGAATTTGCTTGCCAACCTGATCTATGGAGCCGCCGTGCTGATTCTTTCCCTTGGGGTTGTGCTGCTGCTGAAAAAGATTCCTGTCGTGAAGCTGTTATTCCGGCTATAA